One genomic window of Pagrus major chromosome 22, Pma_NU_1.0 includes the following:
- the evlb gene encoding enah/Vasp-like b isoform X2: MSEQSICQARASVMVYDDTSKKWVPIKPGQQGFSRINIYHNTANNTFRVVGVKLQDQQVVINYSIVKGLKYNQATPTFHQWRDARQVYGLNFASKEEATTFSNAMLFALNVLSAQDGGPAVQRQVQNGPTSDEIEAQRARQMMEQQQQMQAHMERERRSSNSGSPFQGHPAVLSVAPPVMPPPMMGGPPPPPPPPGPPPPSAMAPQPPLPPPLPMGGGIHGDEPPAQTGLAAMIAGAKLRRVQRPEDSSSQSAKNEANRTSGGSGGGLMEEMNALLARRKAASEKPEDSQNDDPNCPSPSTRSGQNATDGAKKPWDRANSADRSMVSRVRPGGGGSDTDSLDLDRMKQEILEEVFRELHKVKDEIIDAIRHELSRISTT; the protein is encoded by the exons CGAGCAGAGTATCTGCCAGGCGAGGGCCTCAGTCATGGTCTACGATGACACCAGTAAGAAGTGGGTGCCCATCAAGCCCGGACAGCAGGGATTCAGCCGCATCAACATCTACCACAACACTGCCAACAACACCTTCAGAGTGGTGGGCGTCAAACTGCAGGACCAGCAG gTGGTTATCAACTACTCCATAGTGAAGGGCCTCAAGTACAACCAGGCCACCCCGACCTTCCACCAGTGGCGGGACGCCAGGCAGGTCTATGGCCTCAACTTCGCCAGCAAGGAGGAGGCCACCACCTTCTCCAACGCCATGCTCTTCGCCCTCAACGTCCTCAGCGCTCAGGATGGAG GTCCGGCTGTCCAGCGCCAAGTCCAGAATGGACCAACTTCAGACGAGATAGAAGCTCAGAGAGCgag GCAGAtgatggagcagcagcagcagatgcaggCGCACATGGAGCGGGAGCGACGGTCGTCCAACTCAG GTTCTCCTTTCCAGGGCCACCCTGCTGTGCTCTCCGTGGCCCCCCCAGTGATGCCTCCACCAATGATGGgtggtcctcctcctcctccaccgccgcCGGGACCTCCGCCACCTTCAGCCATGGCGCCCCAGCCTCCTCTGCCACCTCCGCTTCCCATGGGCGGAGGGATTCACGGGGACGAGCCCCCGGCCCAGACGGGTCTTGCCGCTATGATCGCCGGAGCCAAACTGCGCCGCGTTCAAAGA cctGAGGACAGCAGCTCTCAAAGCGCCAAAAACGAAGCCAACCGAACGAGTGGAGGAAGCGGAGGAGGGCTGATGGAGGAGATGAACGCTCTGTTGGCGCGAAG GAAAGCAGCTTCAGAGAAGCCCGAGGACAGCCAAAAT GATGACCCAAATTGTCCGTCACCCAGCACCCGGAGTGGACAGAACGCCACAG ATGGTGCAAAGAAGCCGTGGGACCGGGCTAACTCCGCAGACAGGTCGATGGTTTCAAG GGTACGGCCCGGGGGAGGTGGCAGTGACACAGACTCGTTAGACCTTGACAGAATGAAACAG GAAATCTTGGAAGAGGTGTTTCGTGAATTGCACAAAGTGAAGGATGAAATCATTGATG CCATTAGACATGAACTCAGTCGAATTAGCACGACATAA
- the evlb gene encoding enah/Vasp-like b isoform X1, giving the protein MSEQSICQARASVMVYDDTSKKWVPIKPGQQGFSRINIYHNTANNTFRVVGVKLQDQQVVINYSIVKGLKYNQATPTFHQWRDARQVYGLNFASKEEATTFSNAMLFALNVLSAQDGGPAVQRQVQNGPTSDEIEAQRARQMMEQQQQMQAHMERERRSSNSGSPFQGHPAVLSVAPPVMPPPMMGGPPPPPPPPGPPPPSAMAPQPPLPPPLPMGGGIHGDEPPAQTGLAAMIAGAKLRRVQRPEDSSSQSAKNEANRTSGGSGGGLMEEMNALLARRRKAASEKPEDSQNDDPNCPSPSTRSGQNATDGAKKPWDRANSADRSMVSRVRPGGGGSDTDSLDLDRMKQEILEEVFRELHKVKDEIIDAIRHELSRISTT; this is encoded by the exons CGAGCAGAGTATCTGCCAGGCGAGGGCCTCAGTCATGGTCTACGATGACACCAGTAAGAAGTGGGTGCCCATCAAGCCCGGACAGCAGGGATTCAGCCGCATCAACATCTACCACAACACTGCCAACAACACCTTCAGAGTGGTGGGCGTCAAACTGCAGGACCAGCAG gTGGTTATCAACTACTCCATAGTGAAGGGCCTCAAGTACAACCAGGCCACCCCGACCTTCCACCAGTGGCGGGACGCCAGGCAGGTCTATGGCCTCAACTTCGCCAGCAAGGAGGAGGCCACCACCTTCTCCAACGCCATGCTCTTCGCCCTCAACGTCCTCAGCGCTCAGGATGGAG GTCCGGCTGTCCAGCGCCAAGTCCAGAATGGACCAACTTCAGACGAGATAGAAGCTCAGAGAGCgag GCAGAtgatggagcagcagcagcagatgcaggCGCACATGGAGCGGGAGCGACGGTCGTCCAACTCAG GTTCTCCTTTCCAGGGCCACCCTGCTGTGCTCTCCGTGGCCCCCCCAGTGATGCCTCCACCAATGATGGgtggtcctcctcctcctccaccgccgcCGGGACCTCCGCCACCTTCAGCCATGGCGCCCCAGCCTCCTCTGCCACCTCCGCTTCCCATGGGCGGAGGGATTCACGGGGACGAGCCCCCGGCCCAGACGGGTCTTGCCGCTATGATCGCCGGAGCCAAACTGCGCCGCGTTCAAAGA cctGAGGACAGCAGCTCTCAAAGCGCCAAAAACGAAGCCAACCGAACGAGTGGAGGAAGCGGAGGAGGGCTGATGGAGGAGATGAACGCTCTGTTGGCGCGAAG AAGGAAAGCAGCTTCAGAGAAGCCCGAGGACAGCCAAAAT GATGACCCAAATTGTCCGTCACCCAGCACCCGGAGTGGACAGAACGCCACAG ATGGTGCAAAGAAGCCGTGGGACCGGGCTAACTCCGCAGACAGGTCGATGGTTTCAAG GGTACGGCCCGGGGGAGGTGGCAGTGACACAGACTCGTTAGACCTTGACAGAATGAAACAG GAAATCTTGGAAGAGGTGTTTCGTGAATTGCACAAAGTGAAGGATGAAATCATTGATG CCATTAGACATGAACTCAGTCGAATTAGCACGACATAA